A window of Eubacteriaceae bacterium ES3 contains these coding sequences:
- a CDS encoding GNAT family N-acetyltransferase — protein MDFLFKNGHDMPRDVFQQLLELDKITYGDQVISEDGLAYRRFEKFKDGIIAAFYKNELAGFICFYSVKGSVYNEAVNEQMIFDDNLLVADLKPLYKNDSNYILLLDMNISKPFRNKGIAKQLIQAVGAYLIQKEKVGCRIDKIFAYAYTEKGFIILENLGGSPVWDKEGIFLMDVDPKTFMELSQ, from the coding sequence ATGGATTTTTTGTTCAAAAATGGCCATGACATGCCCCGGGATGTTTTTCAGCAGCTTCTGGAACTTGACAAAATCACCTATGGTGATCAGGTAATATCCGAGGATGGCCTTGCATATCGTCGTTTTGAAAAGTTTAAAGACGGAATCATAGCAGCATTTTATAAGAATGAGCTGGCGGGTTTTATTTGTTTTTACAGTGTAAAGGGATCTGTTTATAATGAAGCGGTCAATGAGCAAATGATATTTGATGATAACCTGTTAGTGGCAGATTTAAAGCCATTATATAAGAATGACAGCAATTATATTTTACTGCTGGATATGAATATTAGTAAACCGTTTAGAAATAAAGGCATAGCAAAACAATTGATTCAGGCCGTTGGGGCTTATCTGATTCAGAAAGAAAAAGTAGGATGCCGGATTGATAAAATTTTTGCCTATGCTTACACCGAAAAAGGCTTCATTATCTTAGAGAATCTGGGTGGCAGTCCGGTATGGGATAAAGAGGGGATTTTTCTGATGGATGTAGACCCGAAAACCTTTATGGAGTTGTCACAATGA
- a CDS encoding MATE family efflux transporter, whose protein sequence is MNNQHFVSKAFRVFAFNSILSSVGVVLGTFVDAVILGNVLGETGLSALAVAMPVYMIYNLLAFAFGIGGSLAVSEAIGNNDEEQIKYWFFQTLGFTLVSGILLAILGFLFSDPLITLMGGAGVDGASNYLDPVFVAAPVFIMAPVLSLLIRSDADPLLSTIGITISVIVNLLLDIIFVIFLEWGLAGAAYAMVIGQVSAILVYGAHFIKKNCRLKFSRFLVQVQDAINLFKNGFGVASVYVYQGLLLVVINQLLSNQAGAAGLAIYSILFNVSLFAYAVFDGVSLALAPLIGTFVGEKDSQGVNETMQLAIKTTLALSLFCGLGLFFLAGPIGHLFGVEADLDLVITTIRISSLSVIQASLNCVMAAFYQTIKRNRLASVLFLFRGLLLPVVFSLIFIPVFGVTGTAMAMVAAETLTSLILLFTAIRLKNKHHFDSLLLYEKPVVELENIYETQLSKDLSKLPKMADEIGEFCDRHEIDMKTAYYINLTIEELSANIIQFGFADGKEHYISIKIALFEEDIYIRLRDDSMTYNPFEALDQPDEAMDYLGVSIIRKKAKDFAYNRTLVFNNLLIIL, encoded by the coding sequence ATGAATAATCAGCATTTTGTGAGTAAAGCCTTTAGGGTATTTGCTTTTAATTCTATATTATCATCAGTGGGTGTGGTTTTGGGAACCTTTGTAGATGCGGTGATTCTGGGAAATGTTCTGGGAGAGACCGGCCTTTCGGCCCTGGCTGTGGCCATGCCTGTTTATATGATCTATAATCTGCTTGCGTTCGCTTTTGGCATCGGTGGATCTCTAGCCGTCTCCGAAGCAATTGGCAATAATGACGAGGAGCAGATTAAGTACTGGTTTTTCCAGACCTTGGGATTTACTCTGGTTTCAGGGATATTGCTGGCGATACTGGGGTTTCTTTTTAGTGACCCTCTGATTACCCTGATGGGAGGCGCTGGCGTAGATGGGGCGAGTAACTATTTAGATCCGGTTTTTGTTGCGGCGCCGGTCTTTATTATGGCACCGGTATTATCATTGTTAATACGAAGCGACGCTGATCCCTTACTTTCCACCATTGGCATCACCATTTCCGTGATTGTCAATCTACTTCTGGATATTATATTTGTGATTTTTTTAGAGTGGGGTCTTGCCGGAGCAGCTTATGCCATGGTGATTGGGCAGGTTAGTGCAATTTTAGTTTATGGGGCTCATTTTATCAAAAAGAACTGTCGGTTAAAGTTTAGTCGTTTCTTGGTACAAGTTCAGGATGCCATTAACTTATTTAAAAACGGTTTTGGGGTGGCTTCTGTTTATGTTTATCAGGGACTTTTACTGGTAGTTATCAACCAGCTCTTGAGTAATCAGGCGGGAGCGGCCGGGCTGGCGATTTATTCTATTCTGTTTAATGTCTCACTGTTTGCCTATGCAGTTTTTGACGGGGTGTCATTAGCGCTGGCCCCTTTAATCGGAACTTTTGTCGGCGAGAAGGACAGCCAAGGTGTTAATGAAACCATGCAGTTGGCGATTAAAACAACTTTAGCCCTCAGTCTATTCTGTGGTTTGGGACTTTTTTTCCTGGCAGGCCCCATCGGCCATTTGTTTGGAGTGGAAGCAGATTTAGATCTGGTGATCACAACCATCAGGATTTCGTCACTCTCTGTTATTCAGGCCAGCCTTAACTGCGTCATGGCTGCCTTCTATCAGACGATTAAAAGAAACCGCCTGGCTTCGGTACTTTTTTTATTCCGGGGGCTTTTGTTACCAGTTGTTTTTTCACTGATTTTTATCCCGGTTTTTGGTGTAACAGGAACAGCTATGGCCATGGTGGCGGCAGAAACACTGACCTCGTTAATCCTTTTATTCACGGCTATCAGACTAAAAAATAAACATCATTTTGACAGTCTCCTGCTTTATGAAAAGCCGGTGGTGGAATTAGAGAATATCTATGAAACACAGCTCTCAAAAGACTTGTCGAAGCTTCCTAAGATGGCAGATGAAATAGGGGAATTTTGCGATCGACATGAAATTGATATGAAAACGGCTTATTATATTAATCTGACAATTGAAGAATTATCAGCGAATATAATACAGTTCGGCTTTGCTGACGGCAAAGAACATTATATCAGTATAAAAATAGCGCTTTTTGAAGAAGATATATACATCAGACTGCGGGACGACAGTATGACCTACAATCCCTTTGAAGCGCTTGACCAACCCGACGAAGCCATGGATTATCTTGGGGTTTCTATCATTCGTAAGAAAGCCAAGGATTTTGCCTATAATCGAACGCTGGTCTTTAATAATCTCTTAATTATTCTGTGA
- a CDS encoding SpoIIE family protein phosphatase yields the protein MKNSFKIRKISLKTKFSTASMLLAVILCVTIIIVSYYSYRDAMFKRYEENITSLVYTAASMVPADKVDTYFETMETDEDYDQMIEEFKIIQEENHLEYLYSYVPTEEGLKVFAQGTQEGQVGHFVLGDVLGTEYYPQEDLDSAMLLFTNPEQPKIYITSDSAFGYLITAFDVIRDEAGNPILVVGADMSMNVINDTLQQYIMLVSTIALLIFALFITIYLYFLRKELINPLQVIVDGATDFVNTNVDEQLGQIVALDLKINTGDEIEILAQAFNQMTSDIIRYIKELTNVTSERERIETELRIATLIQEGMLPQEFEFPGRSDIGVYASMKAAKEVGGDFYDFFFVDEEHFCVVIGDVSGKGVPAALFMAMTKATVKDLVLRRLPVDEVMTQANKNLCRNNEQGMFVTLFIGVIEIKTGRIEWCDAGHNPTIVWKKDGSVELLKGKKGFVCAGLETAKYKMNEDTIEVGDIIYLYTDGVTEANNTKKELYGEERLYQLIERQKQREIKKLCSNVLTDLDEFTGEEPQFDDITMLGFEIRE from the coding sequence ATGAAAAATTCTTTTAAAATTCGAAAAATAAGTCTAAAAACAAAATTCTCTACCGCCAGTATGCTACTGGCTGTCATTCTTTGTGTGACCATTATTATTGTATCTTATTATAGTTATCGAGATGCAATGTTTAAGCGCTATGAGGAAAATATTACCTCTCTGGTTTATACGGCAGCATCCATGGTTCCGGCTGACAAGGTGGATACCTATTTTGAAACCATGGAAACAGATGAAGACTATGACCAGATGATTGAAGAATTCAAGATTATTCAGGAAGAAAATCATCTGGAATACCTTTACAGCTATGTTCCGACCGAAGAAGGCTTAAAAGTTTTTGCCCAGGGGACACAGGAAGGTCAGGTGGGGCATTTTGTTTTAGGTGATGTACTGGGGACAGAATACTACCCTCAAGAGGACCTGGATTCAGCTATGCTGCTTTTTACAAATCCGGAACAACCCAAAATTTACATCACCAGTGATAGCGCCTTTGGTTATTTGATTACGGCTTTTGATGTAATCCGCGATGAAGCTGGAAATCCTATTCTGGTAGTTGGGGCGGATATGTCAATGAATGTGATTAATGATACCCTGCAGCAGTATATTATGCTGGTTTCAACGATTGCCCTATTAATTTTTGCCTTGTTTATTACCATCTATCTGTATTTCCTCAGAAAAGAACTGATCAACCCTCTGCAGGTTATTGTTGATGGGGCGACTGACTTTGTTAATACTAATGTCGATGAACAACTGGGACAGATTGTCGCATTGGATTTGAAAATCAATACAGGTGATGAAATTGAAATTCTGGCTCAGGCCTTTAATCAGATGACCAGTGATATTATTCGATACATTAAAGAACTGACCAATGTCACCTCGGAGCGGGAGCGAATAGAGACTGAGTTAAGGATTGCTACTTTGATTCAGGAAGGGATGTTGCCTCAGGAATTTGAATTTCCCGGTCGATCGGATATTGGTGTTTATGCTTCGATGAAGGCCGCTAAGGAAGTTGGCGGGGATTTTTACGACTTCTTCTTTGTCGACGAGGAACATTTTTGTGTTGTCATCGGAGATGTATCCGGCAAAGGGGTGCCAGCAGCCCTGTTTATGGCTATGACCAAGGCTACAGTCAAAGATCTGGTCTTAAGACGATTACCTGTTGATGAGGTGATGACTCAGGCCAATAAAAATTTGTGTCGAAATAATGAGCAGGGGATGTTTGTAACCCTCTTTATTGGTGTAATTGAAATTAAAACCGGCCGAATTGAGTGGTGTGATGCCGGCCATAACCCAACTATCGTCTGGAAAAAGGATGGCAGTGTGGAACTATTGAAAGGCAAAAAAGGCTTTGTCTGTGCCGGCCTGGAAACGGCTAAGTATAAAATGAATGAAGATACCATAGAGGTTGGAGATATTATTTATCTTTATACGGATGGGGTAACTGAGGCTAATAACACCAAAAAAGAACTATATGGAGAAGAGCGGCTTTATCAGCTGATTGAGAGACAGAAGCAACGTGAAATTAAAAAACTTTGCAGCAATGTTTTGACGGATCTCGATGAATTCACAGGAGAAGAACCGCAATTTGATGATATCACCATGCTCGGTTTTGAGATCAGGGAGTAG
- a CDS encoding class I SAM-dependent methyltransferase yields MSKQNIFDNEKFFEAYVKNSRDHSHAENLIEKPALFSQVPDLKGKRVLDLGCGFGEACIECVRLGASQVTGIDISKKMLEVAKRRNASEKIEYRNICMEDVALLSGGFDLVISSQSVHFVKDFDLLLEDIYHLLNPGGFFVFSQDHPFKTCNLLAQDNEVQAYSQEGKIRVNWYAEGVIKYHRTFASIVNSLIANGLMIDCLLEPLPDQEVVAMYPRYNDYLEHADFLIIKTHK; encoded by the coding sequence ATGTCCAAACAGAATATTTTTGATAACGAGAAGTTTTTTGAAGCTTATGTGAAAAACAGCAGGGATCATTCCCATGCTGAAAACCTGATCGAAAAACCGGCACTTTTTTCTCAAGTACCGGATTTGAAAGGAAAACGGGTTCTGGATCTTGGGTGTGGATTTGGCGAAGCTTGCATTGAATGCGTGCGGTTGGGTGCCAGTCAGGTAACTGGTATTGATATTTCAAAAAAAATGCTTGAAGTGGCCAAACGAAGAAATGCCTCTGAGAAAATAGAATATCGAAATATCTGTATGGAAGATGTGGCACTTTTAAGCGGTGGCTTTGATCTGGTTATCAGTTCACAGTCGGTTCATTTTGTCAAAGATTTTGATTTGCTGCTTGAAGATATTTATCATTTACTGAACCCGGGAGGATTTTTTGTCTTTTCTCAGGATCATCCCTTTAAAACCTGTAATTTACTGGCTCAGGATAATGAAGTGCAAGCTTATTCTCAGGAAGGGAAAATTAGGGTGAACTGGTATGCTGAAGGGGTTATAAAATATCATCGTACCTTTGCATCAATTGTTAATAGTTTAATCGCCAATGGTTTGATGATTGATTGTTTGCTGGAACCGCTTCCCGATCAGGAAGTCGTGGCCATGTATCCCAGGTATAATGATTATCTGGAGCACGCTGATTTTTTAATTATTAAAACGCATAAATAA
- a CDS encoding radical SAM protein, with product MRTINLKLMLIHRGTRTHSITQIEPIGHMSLAEMMQSKGIDTMVFSGELLKGLEFLEQSDCDENTVVGLYCDYENQSAVESFSRLIKSRFGAKVLVGGPQTVGLSQDFLLSSQADAIMRGEGEYSLYDAIVAIENNNRKAFEKIPGLCAFKKEDGTYFDNGIYPVIEDLDALPIISGKIKSPQHRGINHMAVMSGRGCPFHCSFCYEGANSKNVRRRSINNVIKEIRARLSENPNVKYIFFGDDTFTLDKERVREFCVEIKKLRQEYDFVWFADAHVNIVLKYPEIVKMMVDAGLVRMQIGIESCNQHIIDIYNKKIKREDLFKVIEVSKAAGLPQLVGNIIIGGALETRETLDYTFETVREMIKAGQGMVEVVSTFYMPFPETAMSKNPEKFGIVVKDEKALTSVGDFPVIETPALTIEEICAARNEFFNMVTKLMKEMVLNDQVSEASILKTYELSERYGLTGMWMGLGYSARPFLNAQYKARTRGDRLIEDFNAESIWQAIPQRLAPISLTKGLTDEIPVLNGLVLSPFEFDLLSFASGKLTMEEIAGKLFEHYHKVYENQDDLKEQMLKSYKKLEDTGMVVFFGPLSNIGEWQQSKQENTGVKKRVILFKVTTIGMEISGFSRNGAFLGTYSLGAYLDSKGYDTSVCECRPDEVLKRIKTFARDELLAVGFSIDFENKHVVKKLSALIARELNIPIMIGGPEALALDEKYLRESRASAIVRGEGELPALALLERLSKQSNLAGIQGLFFLDENNQVVDTGQGEVIENLDELPFPDYDKSLSPVDTTSLYIMSSRGCPYQCVFCHEGSMERSIRQRSVASVIAEMKHFLLKYPQLNYFKFCDDTLVTNSRWLTEFCQKAKELQEIRPFQFYCEGDVVSLSRRPELIQMLVDAGMNRLQIGIETADQEMLKIYRKNISPEMVKTVVKACYEAGVSQVFGALIVGGPFENREHIEKNIAYGAELLRLGPGMMEISPSMLMPYPMTDIGINSGKYGLTVYDPQGLQSISDYPMLESEQMNRREIMAAYQEYLESFVEEIKKMLNDGELGHDEILKCFKNSMAPNTPKYWMNIISRHKPRLTPFYTMLARGAASRIQDLEGSSLTDWRPQRLVEMWRDVDFSQGFPMLWGQALSPFEYELMKYATGKSTIKEVGDILYGRFGQPFKESPEEFFERLIKTLKQFEEKYWLLVVPY from the coding sequence GTGAGAACGATTAACCTTAAACTGATGTTAATTCACCGTGGAACAAGAACCCATTCAATTACCCAGATCGAGCCCATTGGCCATATGTCGTTAGCGGAAATGATGCAGTCAAAAGGCATTGATACAATGGTGTTTTCAGGAGAATTATTAAAAGGGCTGGAATTTCTTGAGCAGTCAGACTGTGATGAGAATACAGTCGTGGGGCTTTATTGTGATTACGAGAATCAGTCAGCAGTTGAAAGTTTTTCGCGTCTGATCAAATCCCGGTTTGGAGCAAAGGTTCTGGTGGGCGGGCCCCAAACGGTGGGTCTGTCACAAGACTTTTTATTAAGCAGCCAGGCTGATGCCATTATGCGTGGGGAAGGAGAGTATTCCCTGTATGATGCCATTGTAGCCATCGAGAATAATAATCGAAAGGCCTTCGAAAAAATACCAGGACTTTGTGCGTTTAAAAAAGAAGATGGGACCTACTTCGACAACGGGATTTATCCGGTTATCGAAGATTTAGATGCCCTACCTATAATCAGCGGAAAAATTAAATCGCCCCAGCATCGGGGAATCAATCATATGGCAGTCATGTCTGGACGAGGATGTCCTTTCCACTGCTCTTTTTGTTATGAAGGGGCAAACAGCAAGAACGTCCGTCGTCGAAGTATTAACAATGTGATTAAAGAAATCAGAGCGCGGCTTTCAGAAAACCCCAATGTAAAATATATTTTCTTTGGCGATGATACCTTTACTTTGGATAAAGAGCGGGTTAGAGAATTTTGTGTAGAAATCAAAAAGCTGCGTCAGGAGTATGATTTTGTCTGGTTTGCTGATGCCCATGTCAATATTGTTCTGAAATACCCGGAAATCGTAAAAATGATGGTCGATGCCGGTCTGGTCCGAATGCAGATTGGGATTGAAAGCTGTAATCAGCACATCATAGATATTTATAATAAAAAAATCAAACGGGAAGATCTGTTTAAAGTGATAGAAGTTTCCAAAGCAGCAGGCTTGCCTCAGCTGGTCGGAAATATAATTATTGGCGGGGCACTTGAAACCCGAGAAACCCTCGATTATACGTTTGAAACGGTGCGGGAAATGATTAAGGCTGGCCAGGGAATGGTAGAAGTGGTCAGCACTTTTTATATGCCGTTTCCAGAAACAGCCATGTCGAAAAATCCTGAAAAATTTGGGATTGTAGTCAAAGATGAAAAAGCCTTGACTTCGGTAGGAGATTTTCCAGTAATTGAAACCCCGGCATTGACGATTGAAGAAATCTGTGCCGCTCGAAATGAATTTTTCAATATGGTCACAAAGCTGATGAAAGAGATGGTTCTCAATGATCAGGTTTCGGAAGCGAGTATTTTAAAAACCTACGAGCTTAGCGAACGGTACGGGCTCACCGGCATGTGGATGGGACTTGGCTATTCAGCCAGACCGTTTTTAAATGCCCAGTACAAGGCCCGAACCCGTGGTGATCGTTTAATCGAAGATTTTAATGCAGAGAGTATCTGGCAGGCTATTCCCCAGCGGCTTGCGCCGATTTCCCTGACAAAAGGTCTAACTGATGAGATTCCAGTACTAAATGGTCTGGTTCTGTCGCCTTTTGAGTTTGATTTGCTGTCTTTTGCGTCAGGAAAATTGACGATGGAAGAAATCGCAGGAAAACTTTTTGAACACTACCATAAAGTGTATGAAAATCAGGATGATTTAAAAGAGCAGATGCTTAAGAGTTATAAAAAACTCGAAGATACAGGAATGGTTGTCTTTTTCGGACCACTGTCAAATATTGGTGAGTGGCAGCAATCAAAACAGGAGAATACTGGAGTGAAGAAACGGGTCATTTTATTTAAAGTTACAACCATAGGGATGGAAATCTCAGGTTTTTCCAGAAATGGGGCCTTTTTAGGTACTTACAGCCTGGGAGCCTATTTAGATTCAAAGGGCTATGATACGTCCGTCTGCGAATGTCGTCCGGATGAGGTTCTTAAAAGAATTAAAACATTTGCCCGTGATGAACTCCTGGCGGTTGGCTTTTCTATTGATTTTGAAAATAAACATGTGGTGAAAAAGCTTTCTGCGCTTATAGCCAGGGAATTAAATATCCCTATAATGATTGGCGGTCCGGAGGCTCTGGCGCTTGATGAGAAGTATCTGAGGGAATCCCGGGCAAGTGCGATTGTCCGGGGCGAGGGCGAACTGCCCGCTCTTGCTTTATTGGAGCGCTTGTCCAAGCAAAGTAATCTGGCGGGAATTCAGGGACTTTTCTTTCTTGATGAGAATAATCAGGTCGTTGATACCGGTCAAGGGGAGGTGATTGAGAACCTTGACGAACTGCCTTTTCCGGACTATGATAAAAGTCTTTCACCAGTGGATACTACAAGCCTTTATATCATGTCCAGCCGGGGTTGCCCTTATCAATGTGTTTTTTGTCATGAAGGGAGCATGGAACGATCAATACGACAGCGAAGTGTTGCCAGTGTCATTGCCGAGATGAAACATTTCCTCTTAAAATACCCCCAACTCAATTACTTTAAATTCTGTGACGATACGCTTGTGACCAACTCCAGGTGGCTTACTGAATTTTGTCAAAAAGCAAAGGAACTACAGGAAATCAGGCCGTTCCAGTTTTATTGTGAAGGGGATGTGGTGTCTTTGAGCAGACGACCGGAGTTGATTCAAATGCTGGTTGATGCCGGAATGAACCGGTTGCAGATTGGCATTGAAACAGCCGATCAGGAGATGCTTAAGATCTACCGTAAAAATATCTCACCGGAGATGGTTAAGACCGTTGTTAAAGCCTGCTATGAAGCTGGTGTGAGTCAGGTTTTCGGAGCGCTTATAGTGGGAGGTCCTTTTGAAAACCGAGAACATATTGAAAAAAATATTGCTTATGGAGCAGAACTTCTAAGGCTGGGACCAGGCATGATGGAAATTTCTCCCAGTATGTTAATGCCTTACCCAATGACTGATATTGGCATTAATTCTGGAAAATATGGGCTGACGGTTTATGATCCCCAGGGACTGCAGTCGATCTCTGATTATCCCATGCTTGAAAGTGAGCAGATGAATCGACGGGAGATTATGGCGGCTTATCAGGAATATCTTGAGTCTTTCGTGGAGGAAATTAAAAAAATGTTAAATGATGGTGAATTGGGCCATGATGAAATTTTAAAATGCTTTAAAAATTCCATGGCACCTAATACGCCTAAATACTGGATGAATATTATTTCTCGTCATAAACCGCGACTGACACCTTTCTATACGATGCTGGCCCGGGGGGCAGCCAGCCGGATTCAGGATCTTGAAGGCAGTTCCCTCACAGACTGGCGGCCCCAGCGTTTAGTCGAAATGTGGCGGGATGTGGATTTTTCCCAGGGATTTCCGATGCTCTGGGGGCAGGCACTATCGCCCTTTGAATATGAGCTGATGAAGTATGCTACAGGTAAGTCAACCATTAAAGAAGTGGGCGATATTCTTTACGGTCGTTTTGGACAGCCTTTTAAAGAAAGTCCGGAAGAATTTTTTGAGCGACTGATAAAAACACTTAAGCAGTTTGAAGAAAAATACTGGCTCCTGGTAGTGCCATATTAA
- a CDS encoding ATP-binding protein, protein MKELTVLANVENLPEVLGFIDEELETAGTDMKTQFHIDLAAEEIFVNIANYAYQEEDGEATISVNVTGTPPVAEIRFSDSGRPYNPLENEDPDTSLAAEERDIGGLGVFLVKKNMDELFYRHENNQNILTIKKSL, encoded by the coding sequence GTGAAAGAATTAACGGTTTTAGCCAACGTTGAAAATTTACCTGAGGTGCTGGGGTTTATCGATGAAGAATTGGAAACAGCAGGTACGGATATGAAAACTCAGTTTCATATTGATCTGGCGGCGGAAGAAATCTTTGTTAATATTGCCAACTATGCCTATCAGGAAGAAGACGGTGAAGCTACGATTTCTGTTAACGTGACAGGAACCCCGCCAGTTGCAGAGATTCGATTCAGTGACTCAGGAAGGCCCTATAACCCCCTTGAAAATGAAGATCCGGACACCAGTCTTGCGGCTGAAGAACGGGATATTGGCGGGCTTGGTGTTTTTCTGGTGAAAAAAAATATGGATGAGCTCTTTTACCGGCATGAAAATAATCAGAATATTCTGACTATTAAAAAGAGTCTGTAG
- a CDS encoding radical SAM protein: MKILLCNVSNQYETNRHDYLGLFYLAGALEHAGFTPLVFHGKSEQVLDEIEKNQPAAVGFSCDFDNQDLINRLVTSIKKEWSIPVIVGGPQTIGLGEGFLRASQVDFLLMGEGELSFPKLLKVILKQEGRLEEIPGLAYLQEDEFCETGEPEVIVNLDQLPFPAYHTSLHPRHRYGNLIFTGRGCPYHCAYCAPGVGKRLVRLRSIDNVIEEINSNLKHNQDLKYLVIMDDTFTLKRDRIEKFCMEMKKIRKNRDVVWYCECHLGKMKEWSECLPLMIESGLIRLQIGIESGDQQVIDAYNKHIKVEDVLEFVAYAKDCGLTQLATNFIVGGPEEEPSKTPDMIRNLIDKAPGIIDIITGFLRAYPGTEIYKSPENFGLDLHDPAGEVCNNDYPFVTPVGLSQDQVLLMRQSLNRLIRATMQEKIKNHELADEIVIRQFAAAMEYGIQSRWFKELAANPRAYEYYYVLYLGEGQGFDEDLDFSRDFPQRTFEIWRTMTFTGGFAQLDGIALSPLEVELLLQSAGRRSLKTIEENLYEQFGQPYRDKEEFHEKLVEILFQFDKKYWLTHFNI, encoded by the coding sequence ATGAAAATATTATTGTGTAATGTATCGAATCAGTATGAAACGAATCGCCATGACTATCTGGGCCTTTTTTATCTGGCCGGGGCTCTTGAACATGCAGGCTTTACTCCGCTTGTATTTCATGGAAAATCGGAACAAGTGCTTGATGAAATAGAAAAAAATCAGCCGGCAGCCGTTGGCTTTTCCTGTGATTTTGACAATCAGGATTTAATTAATCGTTTGGTAACAAGCATAAAAAAGGAATGGTCGATACCAGTTATTGTCGGTGGTCCCCAAACGATTGGTTTAGGAGAAGGGTTTTTAAGAGCTTCACAGGTTGATTTTCTTCTTATGGGTGAAGGCGAACTAAGCTTTCCTAAACTATTAAAGGTGATTCTTAAACAGGAGGGAAGGCTGGAAGAAATACCCGGTTTGGCTTATCTGCAAGAAGATGAATTCTGTGAAACAGGAGAGCCGGAAGTGATTGTGAATCTGGATCAACTTCCCTTTCCGGCTTATCACACCTCCCTTCATCCCCGTCATCGCTATGGGAATCTGATTTTTACTGGACGGGGATGTCCTTATCATTGCGCCTATTGCGCACCGGGAGTGGGGAAAAGATTGGTTAGGCTGAGAAGTATTGACAATGTCATAGAGGAAATTAACAGTAATCTTAAACACAATCAGGATCTTAAATATCTTGTGATTATGGATGATACCTTTACCCTAAAACGAGACCGGATTGAGAAATTTTGTATGGAAATGAAAAAAATTCGCAAAAATCGGGACGTTGTTTGGTATTGCGAATGTCATTTGGGTAAAATGAAAGAGTGGTCAGAGTGTTTGCCCCTGATGATTGAATCGGGTTTGATTCGTCTGCAGATTGGCATAGAATCTGGTGACCAACAAGTGATTGATGCCTACAACAAGCATATAAAAGTCGAAGATGTGTTGGAATTTGTAGCCTATGCTAAAGACTGTGGCCTTACCCAGCTTGCTACTAATTTTATTGTTGGTGGTCCTGAAGAAGAACCATCAAAAACGCCTGATATGATCAGGAACCTGATTGATAAGGCGCCGGGAATTATAGATATTATAACTGGTTTTTTACGTGCTTATCCGGGTACCGAGATTTATAAAAGCCCTGAGAACTTTGGACTTGATTTACATGATCCTGCCGGGGAAGTTTGTAATAATGATTATCCTTTTGTAACCCCGGTCGGCCTAAGTCAAGATCAGGTCCTATTAATGAGGCAGAGCCTTAATCGCCTTATTCGTGCGACCATGCAGGAAAAGATAAAAAATCACGAACTTGCAGATGAGATAGTTATCCGACAATTTGCAGCGGCCATGGAGTACGGTATTCAAAGCCGATGGTTTAAAGAACTTGCAGCCAATCCCAGGGCATATGAATATTATTATGTCTTGTATCTGGGTGAAGGTCAGGGCTTTGATGAAGACCTTGATTTTTCCCGAGACTTTCCCCAGCGGACTTTTGAAATCTGGCGAACTATGACCTTTACTGGTGGCTTTGCCCAGTTAGACGGGATAGCGCTTTCGCCACTGGAAGTTGAGCTGCTGTTGCAGTCGGCAGGAAGAAGAAGTTTAAAAACGATTGAAGAGAATTTATATGAACAGTTTGGCCAACCTTATCGTGATAAAGAAGAATTTCATGAAAAATTAGTTGAAATTCTCTTTCAATTTGATAAAAAATATTGGCTGACACATTTTAACATATAG